In one window of Synechococcus sp. M16CYN DNA:
- the rpaB gene encoding response regulator transcription factor RpaB, with protein sequence MTDDLPSQSGTTVLVVDDEAAVRRVLVMRLQLSGYRVICAEDGEQALELFHSESPDLVVLDVMLPKLDGFAVCRRLRAESCVPIIFLSAVEAISERVAGLDLGADDYLPKPFSPKELEARISTIFRRVGRSNAVVESRELLAGQGVLRLGELVVDTNRRQVTRGVERINLTYTEFSLLELLFRDPGRVVPRAEILEQLWGYPPRRAADLRVVDVYVARLRGKLEPDPRNPELILTVRGIGYSSQRIGEASATA encoded by the coding sequence ATGACGGATGACTTGCCGTCGCAATCGGGTACAACAGTCCTGGTTGTTGATGACGAAGCCGCGGTACGCCGCGTCTTGGTCATGCGTTTGCAGCTTTCTGGATACCGCGTCATCTGTGCTGAGGATGGCGAGCAAGCCTTGGAGTTATTTCACAGCGAGTCTCCTGACCTCGTAGTTCTCGACGTGATGTTGCCCAAGCTTGACGGCTTCGCGGTGTGTCGTCGTCTTCGCGCCGAGTCGTGTGTGCCGATTATCTTTTTGTCAGCGGTCGAAGCAATTTCCGAACGTGTTGCCGGTCTCGATCTCGGTGCGGACGACTACCTGCCCAAACCATTTAGCCCAAAAGAACTTGAAGCTCGAATTTCTACCATCTTTCGTCGAGTAGGCCGTAGTAATGCTGTTGTGGAAAGCCGCGAGCTTTTGGCAGGCCAAGGTGTGCTGCGCCTTGGAGAGCTGGTAGTCGACACTAACCGTCGTCAGGTAACCCGTGGTGTTGAACGTATCAATCTCACTTACACCGAGTTCAGTTTGTTAGAGCTGTTGTTCCGTGATCCAGGTCGCGTTGTGCCCCGAGCCGAGATCTTGGAACAGCTCTGGGGTTATCCACCTCGCCGCGCTGCGGACCTTCGCGTAGTTGACGTGTACGTAGCGAGGTTACGTGGCAAGCTTGAACCTGACCCAAGAAACCCTGAACTAATCCTCACTGTGCGCGGTATAGGCTATTCATCCCAGCGCATAGGTGAGGCTTCCGCCACTGCTTAG
- the tsaE gene encoding tRNA (adenosine(37)-N6)-threonylcarbamoyltransferase complex ATPase subunit type 1 TsaE has product MWALPPWPSSSVGRTWTGIYAEDPKLRTHDIITLLSMSIYLSDLKATQALGKKMSKWLPAGTILLLEGPLGTGKTSLVQGIAAGLGIYEPITSPTFALAQHYPDGSPPLIHLDLYRLENPKTANDIFLQEDEEAKAIGAFLAVEWAVRLSLDLPEAWKVELSHKDGVGRYAQIIAPGGSQNELNWVASDLIHILGS; this is encoded by the coding sequence TTGTGGGCGCTACCACCATGGCCTTCTAGCTCCGTAGGGAGAACATGGACTGGAATTTATGCAGAGGATCCGAAGCTTCGGACTCATGACATCATCACCTTACTGAGTATGTCCATCTATTTGTCCGACCTCAAAGCCACTCAGGCATTGGGCAAGAAAATGAGCAAATGGCTTCCAGCGGGCACCATTCTACTTTTAGAAGGACCACTAGGGACTGGTAAAACCTCATTAGTGCAAGGGATTGCCGCGGGACTCGGTATTTATGAACCTATCACCAGTCCCACTTTTGCTTTGGCCCAGCATTACCCAGATGGGAGTCCACCTCTCATACATCTTGACCTCTATCGCTTGGAGAACCCCAAAACAGCCAACGACATCTTTCTGCAAGAAGATGAAGAAGCCAAAGCTATCGGTGCCTTCCTAGCTGTGGAATGGGCCGTACGCCTCAGCCTGGATTTACCGGAAGCATGGAAAGTAGAACTCTCCCATAAAGACGGAGTGGGTCGATATGCCCAAATCATTGCACCAGGGGGGTCTCAAAATGAACTGAATTGGGTGGCATCGGACCTGATTCATATTCTCGGAAGCTAA
- a CDS encoding DedA family protein produces MVLSDLIARLPELIDQAVDTNQWLGYIAIFTAMFLENLFPPIPSELIMPLGGFYVQQGQLQLLPVVLAGLLGTVLGALSWYGIGRLVNEERIELWLSHHGHWIGISPKQLDRNRRWFSRYGTALVFWGRLVPGIRTLVSVPAGIEMMPLTLFLVWTTASSLIWMILLTVAGIVMGEGYSNIGLWIDPVSKVIKVIIVVAIASAVIWIGLHIWHRRNSVD; encoded by the coding sequence ATGGTGCTTTCTGATCTTATTGCCCGTTTGCCTGAGCTCATTGATCAAGCAGTTGATACTAATCAGTGGCTGGGATACATCGCAATTTTTACGGCGATGTTTTTGGAAAATCTGTTTCCCCCTATCCCCTCAGAGTTAATCATGCCTTTGGGAGGCTTTTATGTGCAGCAAGGACAACTGCAGTTACTGCCGGTTGTGTTGGCAGGTCTTTTGGGAACCGTACTTGGAGCTTTATCTTGGTATGGAATTGGTCGTCTAGTCAATGAGGAACGTATTGAACTTTGGCTCAGTCACCATGGCCACTGGATTGGGATTAGTCCAAAACAACTCGACCGAAATCGTCGTTGGTTTAGCCGTTATGGCACAGCATTAGTCTTCTGGGGACGACTTGTCCCAGGTATTCGTACCCTGGTCTCCGTTCCCGCAGGCATTGAGATGATGCCCCTTACGCTATTTCTGGTATGGACGACCGCTAGTAGTCTTATTTGGATGATTCTTCTCACTGTGGCCGGCATAGTGATGGGAGAGGGCTATAGCAACATTGGGCTTTGGATCGATCCCGTTTCGAAAGTAATCAAAGTGATAATTGTAGTCGCCATAGCGAGCGCTGTAATCTGGATTGGTTTACATATCTGGCATCGCCGCAATTCCGTTGATTAA
- the mreC gene encoding rod shape-determining protein MreC — MTPFLRPGRSRRRGLGQLSLWSLLVVGLLLVRFSKGVGFTDIYALITRPFWPGPTQRDWIVSATDLENQARLQLLEQDNRRLRQLLELQRDGSSRGDVAAAVIARSPRGWWQQLELGKGALHGLSVGNAVLGPGGLVGRVASVTPATSRVKLLTAPGHEIGVWLPRSRSHGLLVGHGNSRLALRFIDKDPDARPGDLVTTSPASTLLPPNVSIGVIQSIDSRAVPAPIAMVQLIATPEAIDWVQVRTR; from the coding sequence ATGACCCCGTTCCTTCGGCCCGGCAGGAGCCGTCGGCGCGGGTTGGGACAACTCAGTCTCTGGTCACTATTGGTGGTCGGTTTGTTGCTGGTGCGTTTCAGTAAAGGGGTGGGTTTCACGGATATTTATGCGTTGATTACCCGTCCGTTCTGGCCGGGACCAACACAGCGCGATTGGATCGTTTCCGCAACCGATCTAGAGAATCAGGCTCGTTTGCAGTTATTAGAACAAGACAACCGCCGACTACGGCAGTTGTTGGAGCTCCAGCGCGATGGATCAAGCCGAGGAGATGTGGCAGCAGCCGTGATTGCTCGGTCACCTCGGGGTTGGTGGCAGCAACTAGAGCTTGGTAAAGGTGCGCTGCATGGGTTGAGCGTAGGGAATGCTGTACTTGGACCAGGTGGTTTGGTTGGTCGGGTTGCTAGCGTGACGCCGGCAACATCTCGGGTAAAGTTGCTTACAGCGCCAGGACATGAGATTGGAGTATGGCTCCCCCGCTCTCGTAGTCATGGCTTGTTAGTAGGTCACGGCAACAGTCGCCTTGCATTGCGTTTCATTGACAAAGATCCAGATGCGCGGCCGGGGGATCTTGTGACCACCTCTCCCGCTAGCACACTGTTGCCTCCGAATGTATCAATTGGGGTGATCCAATCGATTGATAGTCGTGCCGTACCGGCACCGATCGCGATGGTGCAGTTGATCGCTACTCCCGAGGCCATTGATTGGGTTCAGGTACGCACTCGTTAG
- a CDS encoding rod shape-determining protein MreD has translation MARLHRQPICVASALLVPLLVLGSPRWLSIDGVGPAWVLLWLLPWALVDGPVSGGLAGVALGLILDGLNLGELSQIPALLVLGWWWGQLGRQGRTIQRSLNLGLLAWIGSVGLGLSLLLQLLICQGGSLHPLMQSWGWQTLWSQALITGLLAPMMVSLQLLLWRTKALS, from the coding sequence ATGGCTCGATTGCACCGACAACCGATCTGTGTAGCCTCGGCCCTTTTAGTGCCTTTGTTAGTACTGGGCTCTCCAAGATGGCTCAGTATTGATGGCGTAGGACCGGCCTGGGTACTGTTGTGGTTATTGCCTTGGGCTCTGGTTGATGGTCCTGTGTCTGGTGGTTTGGCCGGTGTCGCGTTAGGACTCATTCTTGATGGTCTCAATCTTGGCGAGCTAAGCCAGATTCCGGCACTTCTCGTATTGGGTTGGTGGTGGGGACAGCTGGGTCGTCAGGGTAGGACTATCCAACGCAGCTTAAATCTGGGTTTGTTGGCCTGGATCGGATCGGTTGGCCTGGGATTGAGTCTTCTATTGCAACTACTGATTTGCCAAGGCGGGAGTCTCCATCCTTTAATGCAAAGTTGGGGGTGGCAGACCCTATGGAGTCAAGCCTTAATTACAGGTTTACTGGCTCCAATGATGGTGTCTTTGCAGTTATTGCTTTGGCGTACAAAGGCTCTGTCATGA
- a CDS encoding rod shape-determining protein: protein MLFRRFQLSRDIGIDLGTANTLIYVSGRGIVLQEPSVVALDLERGTTLAVGDEAKLMLGRTPSNIRAVRPLRDGVIADFDAAEQMLKTFIAKGNEGRGILAPRLVVGIPSGVTGVERRAVREAGMAGAREVHLIDEPVAAAIGAGLPVTEPVGTMIVDIGGGTAEVAVISLGGTVLSESVRVAGDEISDAIGVYLKKVHNMVVGERTAEDIKIRIGSAFLDDEFDQQSMDVRGLHLVSGLPRTINLKAGDLREAIAEPLNVIVEAVKRTLERTPPELAADIVDRGIMLAGGGALVRGISDLISHETGIFVHIAEDPLLCVVNGCGQVLEDWERLKRVVDTPEFVRSTSNA, encoded by the coding sequence GTGCTGTTTCGTCGTTTTCAGCTGTCGCGTGATATCGGCATCGACCTTGGCACTGCTAATACCTTAATTTATGTCTCTGGTCGAGGCATTGTTTTGCAGGAGCCCTCTGTAGTGGCGCTCGATTTAGAGCGGGGTACCACTTTGGCCGTGGGCGATGAAGCAAAATTGATGTTGGGTCGTACCCCTAGCAACATTCGTGCCGTTCGTCCATTGAGAGACGGTGTAATCGCTGATTTCGATGCGGCCGAGCAAATGCTTAAGACCTTCATTGCCAAGGGCAATGAAGGTCGTGGCATCTTGGCGCCTCGTTTAGTAGTAGGGATTCCAAGCGGCGTTACCGGTGTAGAACGCCGTGCTGTTCGTGAAGCTGGAATGGCAGGTGCTCGAGAGGTTCACTTAATTGATGAGCCTGTGGCAGCTGCAATCGGCGCTGGTCTTCCCGTCACCGAACCAGTAGGCACAATGATTGTGGATATCGGAGGCGGTACTGCCGAAGTGGCAGTAATTAGTCTTGGCGGCACAGTTCTCAGTGAATCAGTACGAGTAGCTGGAGACGAGATTAGTGATGCGATTGGTGTATACCTAAAAAAGGTGCACAACATGGTGGTAGGTGAGCGCACCGCGGAGGACATCAAGATTCGGATCGGTTCCGCCTTTTTAGATGATGAGTTTGATCAGCAATCAATGGATGTACGCGGTCTACATTTGGTTTCCGGACTTCCTCGAACCATCAATCTCAAGGCTGGCGACTTGCGTGAGGCGATTGCTGAGCCTCTGAATGTAATCGTAGAGGCGGTGAAACGCACCCTGGAGCGTACACCGCCAGAATTGGCTGCTGACATCGTTGACCGCGGTATCATGTTAGCCGGCGGTGGTGCATTAGTACGCGGTATCAGTGACTTAATTAGTCATGAGACCGGCATTTTTGTTCATATTGCTGAAGATCCTCTGTTGTGCGTTGTGAATGGTTGTGGTCAAGTGTTAGAGGATTGGGAACGTCTGAAGCGGGTAGTGGATACGCCAGAGTTTGTCCGTTCTACGTCTAACGCCTGA
- the ahcY gene encoding adenosylhomocysteinase has protein sequence MVVAPTTATEPKLGVDYVIADINLANFGRKELDIAETEMPGLMALRAKYGKEKPLKGARIAGSLHMTIQTAVLIETLKDLGADVRWASCNVFSTQDHAAAAIAARGIPVFAVKGETLEEYWTYTHRILEWSDGGAPNMILDDGGDATGLLILGTKAEQDITVLDNPSSKEETYLFASIKKKLVEDPTFYSCTRAAIQGVTEETTTGVARLYKMQKSGELPFPAINVNDSVTKSKFDNLYGCRESLVDSIKRATDAMIAGKQALVIGYGDVGKGSAQSLRSLGAIVCIAEVDPICALQAAMEGYRVVRLEDVADQMDIFVTATGNCQVIRNEHLIEMKDEAIVCNIGHFDNEIDVASLKDYAWDNIKPQVDHITLPNGNRIILLAEGRLVNLGCATGHPSFVMSNSFTNQVLAQIELFTKSNEYGKRVYVLPKHLDEMVARLHLEKIGANLTELSKDQADYINVPIEGPYKPDHYRY, from the coding sequence ATGGTGGTAGCGCCCACAACCGCGACCGAGCCTAAGCTCGGCGTTGACTATGTCATTGCTGATATCAACCTGGCCAATTTTGGTCGGAAAGAGCTTGATATCGCCGAAACTGAGATGCCTGGATTGATGGCTCTCCGGGCCAAGTACGGCAAAGAAAAGCCTTTAAAAGGGGCTCGGATTGCCGGTTCTTTGCATATGACAATTCAAACCGCAGTGTTGATTGAAACCTTAAAAGATCTCGGTGCAGATGTGCGCTGGGCTTCTTGCAATGTTTTCTCCACTCAGGATCATGCAGCGGCTGCTATCGCAGCTCGTGGTATTCCTGTGTTTGCGGTGAAGGGAGAAACCCTTGAGGAATATTGGACTTATACCCATCGCATCCTCGAGTGGAGTGATGGCGGTGCTCCCAATATGATTCTCGATGACGGTGGAGATGCAACTGGTCTCCTAATACTTGGTACGAAGGCTGAACAAGACATCACTGTTCTCGATAACCCTTCCAGCAAAGAAGAGACTTACTTGTTTGCTTCGATCAAAAAGAAGCTCGTTGAAGATCCCACTTTCTATAGTTGTACTAGAGCGGCAATCCAAGGTGTGACCGAAGAAACCACCACAGGTGTGGCACGCCTCTACAAAATGCAGAAGAGCGGTGAGCTGCCCTTCCCTGCCATCAATGTCAACGATTCGGTCACCAAGAGTAAATTCGACAACCTTTACGGCTGCCGCGAGTCTTTAGTGGACAGCATCAAGCGCGCTACGGATGCGATGATAGCCGGTAAGCAGGCTCTTGTAATCGGTTATGGCGATGTAGGTAAAGGATCTGCTCAATCACTCCGCAGTCTTGGTGCCATTGTATGCATTGCCGAAGTGGATCCTATCTGCGCATTGCAAGCAGCGATGGAGGGCTATCGCGTTGTCCGTCTGGAAGATGTAGCGGATCAGATGGACATTTTTGTTACGGCTACTGGTAACTGTCAGGTGATTCGAAATGAGCATTTAATAGAGATGAAGGATGAAGCAATCGTGTGCAATATCGGTCATTTCGATAATGAAATTGATGTAGCGTCATTGAAAGACTATGCCTGGGACAACATAAAACCCCAGGTTGATCACATCACCTTACCTAACGGCAACAGGATTATCCTTCTTGCTGAAGGTCGTTTGGTGAACTTGGGCTGCGCTACCGGTCACCCGAGCTTCGTGATGAGCAACTCTTTTACGAATCAGGTATTGGCTCAGATTGAGCTATTTACCAAAAGTAATGAATACGGTAAGAGGGTGTACGTCCTACCCAAACATCTTGATGAGATGGTGGCTCGTCTTCATTTAGAAAAGATCGGTGCTAATCTAACCGAGCTCAGCAAAGATCAAGCCGATTATATTAATGTGCCGATAGAAGGCCCCTACAAACCTGACCATTATCGATACTGA
- a CDS encoding carbohydrate kinase, producing the protein MGLLKTKTILCLGEALVDRLGPLGGDPSQDRPVNDQLGGAPANVACGLARLGTPVVFAGRLGLDPIGDAFCQLFDERHIDTTCLQRDQQRPSRIVLVRRSLKGERLFQGFINNWGLGFADQALTKQALPRVSWLLIGTIPLASPASASALRAALQEMRCRDTAIALDVNWRPTFWNTTADPAAGPQPEQISLISPLLQQASLIKLAREEALWFFSTDRPTVISRALPRHPDVVVTDGAKPIHWFLNGVTGMQPAFRPKQVVDTTGAGDAFMAGLLHRWQSPPTERVRFAAACGALVCGGTGAIDPQPTDNEVGLFLNQQKHY; encoded by the coding sequence GTGGGTTTGTTAAAGACAAAAACAATCCTTTGCTTAGGAGAAGCACTTGTTGATCGCCTAGGTCCTCTTGGCGGAGATCCATCGCAGGACCGACCTGTCAATGATCAGCTTGGAGGAGCTCCCGCTAATGTGGCCTGCGGCTTGGCCAGACTAGGAACACCTGTTGTTTTTGCAGGTCGTTTGGGGTTAGACCCAATCGGCGATGCGTTTTGCCAGTTGTTTGACGAGCGCCACATTGATACAACTTGTTTGCAGCGTGATCAGCAACGACCATCACGGATAGTTTTGGTGCGTCGTTCCTTAAAGGGTGAACGCCTGTTTCAGGGATTTATTAACAATTGGGGATTGGGTTTTGCCGATCAGGCTCTGACCAAGCAAGCTCTACCAAGGGTGAGCTGGTTGCTGATCGGAACCATCCCTTTGGCGTCGCCAGCTTCAGCGAGTGCGCTTCGCGCCGCGCTACAGGAAATGCGATGTCGCGATACTGCTATAGCGCTGGATGTGAATTGGCGCCCTACATTTTGGAATACAACAGCAGACCCAGCTGCTGGCCCTCAGCCAGAACAGATCTCGCTCATTAGCCCACTTCTACAGCAAGCGTCGCTCATCAAGCTTGCTCGCGAAGAGGCTCTGTGGTTCTTCTCCACAGATCGGCCTACAGTAATCTCCCGGGCATTGCCCCGGCATCCAGATGTTGTCGTGACCGACGGCGCTAAACCAATACACTGGTTCCTTAATGGTGTTACCGGCATGCAGCCGGCGTTCCGACCTAAACAAGTAGTGGATACCACTGGAGCTGGGGACGCTTTTATGGCAGGCCTGTTGCATAGATGGCAATCTCCACCGACGGAGCGAGTTCGTTTTGCTGCAGCTTGCGGCGCCCTCGTTTGCGGTGGTACAGGTGCCATCGATCCGCAGCCAACAGATAATGAGGTGGGGCTATTTCTAAACCAACAGAAACATTATTGA
- a CDS encoding beta-1,6-N-acetylglucosaminyltransferase, with protein sequence MKTGFCFLVKESLNNCSLWEQFLHSAMPNSFGLYVHAKTSSPRPVLSESCIDLEPLDTAWGDRSLVAATQRLLSIAVDDGCDSMVLVSGDMLPLQPFDWIQSFCKQTRFSLQQKVGLDQQQTIANAMRFARIAPYFGLPINQLKKQNMFFIMTRNDFCRICENASIMSFPLLELADEYYWVNHAIRIGAEWKSSNVVFCNPDPTRTQALNMELTPKLLHFCRSVDYGFIRKVAGIDAQAVADLINVYAL encoded by the coding sequence ATGAAAACCGGCTTTTGTTTCTTAGTCAAAGAAAGTCTGAATAATTGTTCCCTCTGGGAACAATTTTTGCATTCTGCAATGCCTAATTCATTTGGGCTTTATGTACATGCCAAAACATCATCACCTCGACCTGTACTTTCTGAATCCTGTATTGATCTAGAGCCATTGGATACAGCTTGGGGTGACCGAAGTCTTGTTGCAGCGACTCAACGTTTACTGTCTATAGCAGTCGATGATGGCTGTGATTCGATGGTTTTAGTTTCAGGCGACATGCTACCGTTGCAGCCTTTTGATTGGATTCAATCTTTCTGTAAACAAACGCGTTTTTCATTGCAGCAGAAGGTGGGACTAGATCAACAGCAGACTATTGCTAACGCAATGCGATTTGCTCGTATTGCACCTTATTTTGGGCTTCCTATCAATCAACTAAAAAAGCAAAATATGTTTTTTATAATGACGCGTAATGATTTTTGCAGAATTTGCGAGAATGCAAGTATAATGAGCTTTCCTTTACTAGAATTAGCTGACGAGTATTACTGGGTAAATCATGCAATTCGTATTGGCGCCGAATGGAAGTCTTCCAACGTCGTTTTTTGTAATCCTGATCCTACGAGAACGCAAGCTCTAAATATGGAACTGACGCCAAAGCTTCTACATTTTTGTCGTTCCGTCGACTACGGTTTTATTCGCAAGGTAGCTGGTATTGATGCACAAGCTGTCGCGGATCTGATCAATGTATACGCTTTATAG
- a CDS encoding alpha/beta fold hydrolase, with protein sequence MTATFSPMQAFWTWESHRVGWSLAGDQTASIAVLLIHGFGANASHWRFNQPVLAELAPTYAIDLLGFGRSDQPRARLQDEPVNSSAVCYSFDLWGHQTADFCRAVINRPMVLVGNSIGGVVALRAAQLLGPDRCRRVMLINCAQRLMDDKQLVTQPAWMTWIRPLLKKMVRQHWLSTILFKNAAHPGVIRNILKQAYPSGQNIDDELVELIYQPTQRDGAAEAFHGFINLFNDHLAPQLMKKLMVPVDLVWGEQDPWEPLAEAKRWAEQISCVNSFNVIPGAGHCPHDETPDAVNTLLKERLKLIMESSRATHRSAS encoded by the coding sequence ATGACTGCTACCTTCTCCCCGATGCAGGCGTTCTGGACATGGGAGAGTCACCGAGTTGGATGGTCGTTGGCCGGGGATCAAACAGCATCAATAGCGGTGCTATTAATTCATGGATTCGGAGCCAACGCTAGCCATTGGCGCTTCAACCAACCCGTTCTTGCTGAACTGGCTCCTACCTATGCCATCGACCTGCTTGGTTTTGGACGAAGTGATCAGCCTCGTGCCAGACTCCAAGATGAGCCTGTAAATAGTTCAGCCGTTTGCTACAGCTTTGATCTTTGGGGACATCAAACCGCTGATTTTTGTCGGGCTGTGATCAACCGACCGATGGTACTCGTTGGTAACTCCATCGGTGGAGTGGTGGCCCTAAGGGCCGCTCAACTGCTGGGACCGGACCGTTGCCGGCGTGTGATGCTCATCAATTGCGCCCAACGGCTCATGGACGACAAGCAATTAGTGACGCAACCTGCCTGGATGACCTGGATCCGCCCCCTCCTAAAAAAAATGGTGCGCCAGCATTGGTTGAGTACGATTCTATTTAAGAATGCTGCCCACCCTGGCGTCATCCGAAATATATTGAAGCAAGCCTACCCCAGTGGCCAAAACATCGATGATGAGCTAGTCGAACTCATTTACCAACCAACTCAACGCGACGGCGCAGCCGAAGCGTTTCACGGTTTCATTAATCTATTCAATGACCACTTAGCACCACAATTGATGAAAAAGCTGATGGTACCGGTTGATTTAGTTTGGGGAGAACAAGACCCCTGGGAACCACTTGCTGAAGCCAAGCGTTGGGCCGAGCAGATCAGTTGTGTGAACTCGTTCAATGTAATCCCTGGAGCCGGTCATTGCCCGCATGATGAAACACCAGACGCTGTGAATACACTGCTTAAAGAGAGGCTTAAGTTGATTATGGAATCTTCTCGAGCAACTCATAGGTCAGCCTCTTAG
- a CDS encoding single-stranded DNA-binding protein has product MSVNSVTLVGRAGRDPEVRYFESGNMVANCTMAVNRRRRDDEPDWFNLEIWGKQAQVAADYVKKGSLLGIIGSFKLDRWTDRNNGEERTKPVIRVDRLELLSSKRDNQEARGSNFGDQALEEEIPF; this is encoded by the coding sequence ATGAGCGTCAATTCTGTCACTCTTGTTGGTCGTGCCGGTCGCGACCCCGAAGTGCGCTATTTCGAATCTGGCAACATGGTGGCCAATTGCACCATGGCTGTCAACCGCCGCCGCCGCGATGACGAGCCGGATTGGTTCAATCTGGAAATCTGGGGCAAACAAGCCCAGGTGGCCGCTGATTATGTGAAAAAGGGATCCCTACTAGGAATCATCGGCAGCTTCAAATTAGATCGTTGGACTGATCGAAACAATGGGGAGGAGCGCACCAAACCCGTCATACGCGTGGATCGTCTTGAATTACTAAGTTCTAAGCGAGACAACCAAGAAGCCAGAGGCAGCAACTTCGGCGATCAAGCCTTAGAAGAGGAAATTCCTTTCTGA
- a CDS encoding extracellular solute-binding protein, with the protein MSIQLTRRKLLLSGVAAGLAACGRRYHGPELNLWTLQLAPKFNPYFTDLTAAWATVYPQNPLRWSDLPWGSVERKLLSSVYARTAPDVVNLNPPFAASLASKGGLTNLTPLLPSSAAKRYLPSVWQACRNQEAGQFAVPWYLTVRLSLVNRQLLDQAGIASPPTCWDQVPAFAKRIRERTGRYGLFLTMVPDDSVEMLEVLVQMGVTLLDARRRSAFNSAAGLRAFRFWTELYQEGLLPREVVSQGQRRAIELFQSEDLAMAATGAEFLRSIQTNAPRVAAVTESHPPVTGIDGTANVALMMLAVPRQSKKQALAVKLALFLTGAANQLRFANEAQVLPSSTKALAMVLAQLQQERIMTAEQQQIRQARLLSAITLKRARVLVPALPGIKQLQKILYTQLQRAMLGQIGSDEALKTASDEWDYYAASREPLKRLDS; encoded by the coding sequence ATGAGTATTCAGCTGACACGTCGAAAATTGCTGCTATCAGGGGTTGCCGCCGGATTGGCGGCTTGTGGGCGCCGTTACCACGGCCCGGAGCTGAATCTATGGACCTTACAGCTGGCTCCTAAGTTCAATCCCTACTTTACCGATCTGACGGCAGCCTGGGCAACAGTCTATCCCCAAAATCCACTGCGCTGGTCCGATCTACCTTGGGGTTCAGTGGAACGCAAACTTCTATCCTCAGTTTACGCCCGTACAGCACCGGATGTGGTGAATCTGAATCCCCCCTTTGCGGCCAGTCTAGCTAGTAAAGGAGGGTTGACAAATCTCACGCCTTTATTGCCATCAAGCGCTGCAAAACGCTATCTACCATCAGTTTGGCAGGCTTGCCGCAACCAAGAAGCTGGGCAGTTTGCTGTGCCTTGGTATCTCACAGTCCGGCTCAGCTTAGTGAATCGCCAACTCTTGGATCAAGCCGGCATTGCATCGCCGCCGACTTGCTGGGATCAAGTTCCAGCGTTTGCCAAGCGCATCCGCGAACGGACAGGGCGTTACGGCCTTTTTCTTACAATGGTTCCGGATGACTCCGTCGAGATGCTCGAGGTCTTGGTGCAAATGGGAGTCACGCTGCTGGATGCGCGCCGACGATCAGCCTTTAATAGTGCCGCTGGCTTACGCGCTTTTCGATTTTGGACCGAGCTCTATCAGGAGGGGTTACTACCTCGTGAAGTGGTGAGTCAGGGTCAGCGACGGGCTATTGAGTTGTTCCAGAGCGAAGACTTAGCCATGGCGGCCACAGGAGCGGAGTTCTTGCGCAGCATTCAAACCAATGCTCCTAGGGTCGCCGCAGTGACCGAGTCGCATCCTCCGGTCACGGGCATAGATGGTACAGCCAATGTAGCCCTAATGATGTTGGCCGTGCCCCGTCAGAGCAAAAAGCAGGCCTTGGCAGTTAAACTGGCCCTGTTCCTTACCGGTGCTGCCAACCAGCTGCGTTTCGCCAATGAAGCACAGGTGCTTCCGTCGTCGACAAAAGCCTTAGCGATGGTTCTTGCTCAGTTGCAGCAGGAACGAATAATGACTGCCGAGCAACAGCAAATTCGTCAGGCTCGTTTACTGTCGGCCATCACGTTGAAGCGAGCACGAGTTTTGGTACCGGCCTTACCAGGAATTAAGCAGTTACAAAAGATTCTTTACACCCAGTTACAGCGTGCCATGCTGGGCCAGATCGGCAGCGATGAGGCGCTAAAGACCGCCTCTGATGAATGGGATTATTACGCGGCTTCTCGCGAACCCTTAAAAAGGCTCGATTCTTAA